In one window of Drosophila ananassae strain 14024-0371.13 chromosome XR, ASM1763931v2, whole genome shotgun sequence DNA:
- the LOC6501955 gene encoding ADP-ribosylation factor-related protein 1, translating into MYALLHGFYKYMTQKDDYCVVILGLDNAGKTTYLEAAKTKFTKNYKGLNPNKITTTVGLNIGTIDIQGVRLNFWDLGGQQELQSLWDKYYQESHGVIYVIDSNDRERMDESKIIFDKMIKNELLSGVPLLILANKQDLPDVMGVREIKPVFQQAGALIGRRDCLTIPVSALHGEGVDEGIIWLVEAIKRHAVVRPPREND; encoded by the exons ATGTACGCACTGCTCCATGGATTCTACAAATATATGACACAGAAGGATGACTACTGCGTGGTAATCCTAGGATTAGACAATGCTGGAAAAACG ACTTACTTGGAGGCAGCAAAGACAAAGTTCACCAAAAACTACAAAGGACTGAATCCTAACAAGATCACCACCACAGTGGGCTTAAACATTGGAACTATCGACATTCAAGGGGTGCGCCTCAATTTCTGGGACCTCGGTGGACAGCAGGAACTGCAATCCTTATGGGACAAGTACTACCAGGAGTCACACGGTGTTATCTATGTAATCGATTCCAATGACCGGGAGCGTATGGATGAGTCCAAGATTATATTCG ACAAAATGATCAAAAACGAGCTGCTCTCTGGAGTCCCGCTGTTAATTCTGGCCAACAAACAGGACCTGCCCGACGTGATGGGTGTGCGCGAGATAAAGCCAGTCTTTCAGCAGGCCGGAGCTCTGATCGGCCGTCGAGATTGCCTTACCATTCCCGTGTCAGCTCTTCATGGCGAAGGCGTTGACGAGGGAATCATCTGGCTGGTGGAGGCTATAAAGCGGCATGCGGTGGTGCGCCCGCCACGGGAGAATGATTAG
- the LOC6501874 gene encoding puff-specific protein Bx42 — MSLSSLLPTPTNAIWDREDERRLAAKGAPKIGALVSAKIAAPPYGQRKDWIPRTEADFGDGGAFPEIHVAQYPLGLGAPGNVGKKSDALAVRLDDKGKLKYDAIARQGHGKDKIVYSSISQLLPAEVLAEDADELQRPDEETVAETTEETRLALEKLTNQKITSALPVRHAQKAGPAQYIRYTPSQQGDAFNSGAKQRVIRMVEAQLDPMEPPKFRINKKIPRGPPSPPAPVLHSPSRKVTVKEQKEWKIPPCISNWKNAKGYTIPLDKRLAADGRGLQQVHINEKFAKMAEALYIADRKAREAVEARAQLEKKLAQKEKEKKEDMLRMMAQRAREERAGLRNPEGAEPSGSGAGGSEARERSDLRADRQRERQRDRNLQRAAPEKRTKLQRERERDISEQIALGLPAKSAGNGETLFDQRLFNTTKGMDSGYGDDEAYNVYDKPWRDSNTLGAHIYRPSKQADSDNYGGDLDAIVNTKRFVPDKQFSGASREAAAGQRSGPVEFEKEEDPFGLDQFLNMAKKAPKRAEEKNNERSSHSDRKRSRRD; from the exons ATGTCGCTGTCGAGCCTTTTGCCCACGCCGACGAATGCGATTTGGGATCGCGAGGACGAGCGTCGCTTGGCCGCCAAAGGAGCCCCGAAAATAGGAGCCTTGGTGTCCGCCAAAATTGCAGCGCCACCGTACGGGCAGCGTAAGGATTGGATTCCCCGGACGGAGGCTGATTTCGGCGATGGAGGTGCTTTCCCTGAGATTCATGTGGCGCAGTACCCACTGG GTCTCGGTGCCCCGGGAAATGTGGGCAAGAAATCCGATGCCCTGGCCGTTCGTCTGGATGACAAGGGCAAACTTAAATATGATGCTATTGCACGGCAAGGTCATGGCAAGGATAAGATTGTCTACTCATCAATTTCGCAGCTTCTGCCCGCAGAAGTTTTAGCCGAAGATGCGGATGAGCTGCAGCGGCCGGATGAGGAAACGGTGGCTGAAACCACTGAGGAGACACGTCTGGCCTTGGAAAAGCTGACCAACCAGAAGATTACCTCCGCCCTTCCCGTCCGCCACGCCCAGAAAGCGGGTCCTGCCCAGTATATACGCTACACGCCGTCGCAGCAGGGCGATGCCTTCAATTCCGGGGCCAAGCAGAGGGTCATCCGGATGGTAGAGGCGCAGCTGGATCCCATGGAACCTCCAAAGTTCCGAATCAATAAAAAGATACCTCGAGGACCTCCATCGCCGCCGGCTCCAGTGCTCCATTCCCCGTCCCGAAAGGTGACGGTCAAGGAGCAGAAGGAGTGGAAAATACCTCCCTGCATATCAAACTGGAAGAACGCCAAAG GCTACACGATTCCTCTGGATAAGCGCTTGGCCGCCGACGGACGTGGACTGCAGCAGGTCCACATCAATGAAAAGTTCGCCAAGATGGCCGAGGCCCTGTACATAGCCGATCGTAAAGCCCGCGAAGCTGTCGAAGCGCGCGCCCAGCTGGAGAAGAAACTGGCTCAGAAGgagaaggaaaagaaggagGATATGCTCCGCATGATGGCCCAACGGGCACGTGAGGAACGAGCTGGCTTGCGCAACCCCGAGGGAGCCGAGCCATCCGGTTCGGGGGCGGGCGGTTCTGAGGCTCGGGAACGAAGTGACTTAAGGGCGGATCGGCAGAGGGAACGACAACGCGATCGCAATTTGCAGCGGGCGGCTCCCGAGAAGCGAACAAAACTTCAGCGCGAACGAGAGCGCGACATATCTGAGCAGATCGCCCTCGGCCTGCCGGCCAAAAGTGCCGGGAATGGAGAGACACTATTCGACCAGCGCCTCTTCAACACCACCAAGGGAATGGATTCCGGATACGGGGATGACGAGGCCTACAACGTTTACGATAAGCCCTGGCGTGATTCCAACACACTGGGTGCTCACATTTACCGGCCAAGCAAACAAGCTGATTCCGATAACTACGGCGGGGACTTAGATGCCATTGTGAATACAAAGCGATTTGTGCCGGATAAGCAGTTCTCCGGCGCTTCCAGGGAGGCGGCTGCCGGCCAGAGGAGCGGCCCTGTGGAGTTTGAGAAGGAGGAGGATCCCTTCGGCTTGGATCAGTTCTTGAACATGGCCAAGAAGGCGCCGAAAAGGGCCGAGGAGAAAAACAACGAGCGCAGCAGCCACTCAGACCGCAAGCGCAGCAGACGCGACTAA